One Oryzomonas sagensis DNA segment encodes these proteins:
- the prmC gene encoding peptide chain release factor N(5)-glutamine methyltransferase, giving the protein MAHQEQWTTIKVLAWTKDYLGTKGIENARLEAEWLLCAATGLDRVGLYLHFDKPLNDGELAAFRAMVARRARREPLQHILGTQEFCGLEFEVSPDVLIPRHDTETLVTEALIRRPEARSVLDIGTGSGCIAVALAHSLPQAAVTAIDIAPAALAVARRNAERNGATVEFLSGSLLEPVAGRSFDLIVSNPPYIPSTDIDRLEPEVRDFDPRGALDGGADGLDLYRILIPAAPAHLNPSGWLLVEVGIGQAPAVAELFKKTQEYDHPMTARDPGGIERVVGAQRKDVS; this is encoded by the coding sequence ATGGCACATCAGGAACAGTGGACAACCATCAAGGTCCTTGCCTGGACCAAAGACTATCTGGGCACAAAGGGCATCGAAAACGCCCGTCTCGAAGCGGAATGGCTGCTGTGCGCCGCCACCGGCCTGGACCGGGTCGGGCTCTATCTCCATTTCGACAAACCGCTCAACGACGGCGAATTGGCTGCATTCCGCGCCATGGTGGCCCGCCGGGCCCGGCGCGAGCCGCTCCAGCACATCCTCGGCACCCAGGAGTTCTGCGGCCTGGAGTTCGAGGTTTCCCCGGACGTACTCATCCCCCGCCACGACACGGAAACCCTGGTAACGGAGGCGCTCATCCGTCGGCCGGAGGCGCGGAGCGTGCTGGACATCGGCACCGGCAGCGGTTGTATCGCCGTTGCCCTGGCCCATAGCCTGCCCCAGGCGGCCGTAACCGCCATCGACATTGCCCCGGCCGCCCTGGCGGTGGCGCGACGCAACGCCGAGCGCAACGGGGCAACGGTGGAGTTCCTGTCAGGTTCGCTCCTGGAGCCGGTGGCCGGGCGCAGCTTCGACCTGATAGTATCCAATCCCCCCTACATCCCCAGTACCGATATCGACCGACTCGAGCCCGAGGTGCGGGACTTCGATCCCCGCGGCGCCCTGGACGGCGGCGCGGACGGGCTGGACCTCTACCGGATCCTGATCCCCGCGGCCCCGGCGCATCTGAACCCGTCCGGCTGGCTGCTGGTGGAGGTGGGGATCGGCCAGGCCCCGGCGGTTGCGGAATTATTCAAAAAAACACAAGAGTACGATCACCCCATGACGGCGCGCGACCCCGGCGGTATCGAGCGCGTGGTGGGGGCACAACGAAAGGATGTGTCATGA
- a CDS encoding molybdopterin-dependent oxidoreductase, translated as MELSRRDFLKSSAAAAAFAAAGAAAPSPLRPKDAAAAESGITWGKAPCRFCGTGCGVLVGVKNGRIVATKGDPAAPVNRGLNCIKGYFLSKVLYGTDRLTKPLIRKGNRMVEASWDEAMTLIASKFQEAIAKHGPDSVAMYGSGQWTVFEGYAASKLFKGGIGTNNIEPNARLCMASAVTGFMSTFASDEPMGCYDDLDLGDTYFLWGANMAECHPILFSRMIDNRLKNPKVRIIDFGTRHTRTSQMADQYVRFTPQTDLALLNAIAHVIIRDKLYDEQFIKDHVVFKRGKEQIGYGLEDKFKFADEPKLIGFDEYTAFLKPYTPEYVAAISGVPATTIVELAHLYADRKRKVTSLWTMGFNQHTRGTWVNNLVYNVHLLTGKICKPGENPMSLTGQPSACGTTREVGTFTHRLPADMVVTNPEHRAKAAKIWGVDPKKISAKPTYNATEMFRALDRGDIKVVWVQVTNPFQSLPNLSRYRTGARKGDGRFVIVSDIYPTRSTELADVILPSASWVEKEGVFGNAERRTQQWFKLVDAPGEARSDLWQTMELARRLGHGNLFPYKEVEREMWEEYRTFNEGQGKDLAPYATYATTRGLRWPVVNGKETLWRYAEGHDPYVKQGEGIKFYKNKPDHYKAVIWARPYEPAPEVPDKQYPFWLCTGRVLEHWHTGTMTGRVPELKRAYPAAVCEMHPDDAKRLGVQNLQKVKISSRRGSIVLPVELHGRSRAEKGNIFVAFFDEGKLINELCIDAYCPISGEPDFKKCAVKIEKA; from the coding sequence ATGGAACTTTCCAGGCGTGATTTTCTCAAGAGCAGCGCGGCCGCGGCCGCATTCGCCGCGGCTGGCGCCGCGGCGCCGAGCCCCTTGCGACCAAAGGATGCAGCGGCGGCGGAGAGCGGCATCACCTGGGGCAAGGCCCCCTGCCGCTTCTGCGGAACAGGCTGCGGCGTGCTGGTCGGCGTCAAGAACGGCAGGATCGTCGCCACCAAAGGCGACCCGGCCGCCCCGGTCAACCGTGGGCTCAACTGTATCAAGGGCTATTTCCTCTCCAAGGTCCTCTATGGCACGGACCGCCTGACCAAGCCGCTCATCCGCAAGGGAAACAGGATGGTGGAGGCTTCCTGGGACGAAGCCATGACTCTCATCGCCTCGAAGTTCCAGGAGGCCATCGCAAAGCACGGCCCCGATTCGGTGGCCATGTACGGCTCCGGCCAATGGACCGTCTTCGAGGGATACGCCGCCAGCAAACTCTTCAAGGGGGGCATCGGCACCAACAACATCGAACCCAACGCCCGGCTCTGCATGGCCTCGGCCGTGACCGGATTCATGAGCACCTTTGCCAGCGACGAACCCATGGGGTGCTACGACGACCTGGACCTGGGGGATACCTACTTCCTGTGGGGCGCCAACATGGCCGAGTGCCACCCCATCCTCTTCTCCCGCATGATCGACAACCGTTTGAAAAACCCCAAGGTCAGGATCATCGATTTCGGCACCCGCCACACCCGCACCTCCCAGATGGCGGACCAGTACGTCCGGTTCACCCCCCAGACCGACCTGGCGCTCCTGAACGCCATCGCCCACGTCATCATCCGCGACAAGCTCTACGACGAGCAATTCATCAAGGATCATGTCGTCTTCAAGCGGGGCAAGGAACAGATCGGCTACGGCCTGGAGGACAAATTCAAATTTGCCGACGAGCCGAAACTGATCGGCTTTGACGAGTACACGGCGTTTCTCAAGCCCTACACCCCGGAATACGTGGCCGCCATCTCGGGAGTACCGGCCACAACCATCGTGGAGTTGGCCCACCTGTACGCCGACAGGAAGCGCAAGGTCACTTCCCTCTGGACCATGGGCTTCAACCAGCATACCCGCGGCACCTGGGTCAACAACCTGGTCTACAACGTCCACCTTTTGACCGGCAAGATCTGCAAGCCGGGGGAAAACCCCATGTCCCTGACCGGCCAGCCCTCGGCCTGCGGCACGACGCGCGAGGTGGGCACCTTTACCCACCGCCTGCCGGCCGACATGGTGGTCACGAATCCCGAACACCGGGCGAAGGCCGCAAAAATATGGGGCGTCGATCCCAAGAAGATCTCCGCCAAACCGACCTACAACGCCACGGAGATGTTCCGCGCCCTGGACCGGGGGGACATCAAGGTAGTCTGGGTGCAGGTCACCAACCCGTTCCAGTCCCTCCCCAACCTGAGCCGCTACCGCACGGGTGCCCGGAAGGGGGATGGCCGTTTCGTGATCGTCTCGGACATCTACCCGACCCGCTCCACGGAACTGGCCGACGTGATCCTCCCCTCGGCCTCGTGGGTCGAGAAGGAGGGGGTCTTCGGCAATGCCGAACGCCGCACCCAGCAGTGGTTCAAGCTGGTGGACGCCCCGGGCGAGGCCCGAAGCGACCTGTGGCAGACCATGGAACTGGCCCGGCGCCTCGGCCACGGCAACCTCTTTCCCTACAAGGAGGTGGAACGGGAGATGTGGGAGGAGTACCGCACCTTCAACGAGGGACAGGGCAAGGATCTGGCACCCTACGCGACCTATGCCACGACCCGCGGCCTGCGCTGGCCGGTGGTGAACGGCAAGGAGACCCTCTGGCGCTACGCCGAAGGCCACGACCCCTATGTGAAGCAGGGGGAGGGGATCAAGTTTTATAAGAACAAGCCCGACCACTACAAAGCGGTCATCTGGGCCCGCCCCTATGAACCGGCGCCCGAGGTGCCCGACAAGCAGTACCCGTTCTGGCTCTGCACCGGCCGCGTGCTGGAGCACTGGCACACCGGCACCATGACCGGGCGCGTGCCGGAACTCAAGCGCGCCTACCCCGCCGCGGTGTGCGAGATGCATCCCGACGACGCCAAACGGCTCGGCGTCCAAAACCTCCAAAAGGTGAAAATTTCCTCCCGGCGCGGCTCGATTGTGCTGCCGGTGGAGTTGCACGGCCGAAGCCGAGCCGAAAAAGGCAACATCTTCGTGGCCTTCTTCGACGAGGGCAAGCTGATCAACGAGTTGTGCATCGACGCCTACTGCCCCATCTCCGGTGAGCCGGACTTCAAGAAGTGCGCGGTCAAGATCGAAAAGGCGTAA
- a CDS encoding hypoxanthine-guanine phosphoribosyltransferase, with amino-acid sequence MTVDEANQVLTEADLLVGEAGVAAAIGRLAGEITEQLKEANPVVLCVMNGGLIFAGQLATKLVFPLEIEYCHATRYGHETAGAGLNWIVRPRQELRGRTVLLVDDILDEGITLAAIADYCREQGAARVLMAVLVDKRHERKVSPGFRADFTGMETDDRFLFGYGLDYKGYWRNAPGIYAVKGL; translated from the coding sequence ATGACGGTAGATGAAGCGAACCAGGTGTTGACGGAGGCCGACCTGCTGGTTGGCGAGGCGGGCGTGGCAGCGGCCATCGGGCGGCTGGCGGGAGAGATCACGGAGCAGCTCAAGGAAGCAAACCCGGTGGTGCTCTGCGTCATGAACGGCGGCTTGATCTTTGCCGGACAACTCGCGACCAAGCTGGTGTTTCCCCTGGAGATCGAGTATTGCCACGCCACCCGCTACGGCCATGAAACAGCGGGAGCCGGACTGAACTGGATCGTGCGGCCGCGTCAGGAGTTGCGGGGCAGAACGGTGCTGCTCGTGGACGATATCCTGGACGAAGGCATTACCCTGGCCGCCATTGCCGACTACTGCCGCGAGCAGGGGGCAGCCCGGGTGCTGATGGCGGTCCTGGTGGACAAACGTCACGAGCGCAAGGTCTCACCCGGTTTCCGGGCCGACTTCACCGGCATGGAGACCGACGACCGCTTCCTGTTCGGCTACGGCCTGGACTATAAGGGGTATTGGCGCAATGCGCCGGGAATCTACGCGGTGAAAGGGTTGTAA
- a CDS encoding ammonia-forming cytochrome c nitrite reductase subunit c552 — MKMRTVVFVVAAAGMGLFAGGCSPQKAEQVKTVQIADGTIDPAEWGKAYPVEYEMWKKTADAPETPGLSKYKRGNDNPKSMVDKLSEYPYLALLFNGWGFGIGYNEPRGHSHMVQDQLDIDASRVKAGGVCLTCKTPYVNHLVKTMGPDYYKTPYKEVLAKIPDQKNATLSVACSDCHNNKDMSLMLSRDFTLGAALRDIGVDTTKLDHQTKRTLVCAQCHVTYVIPKDKEMHSTGVFFPWQGSKLGNITIENIIKKIQSDPSYGEWKQTVTGFKLGFIRHPEYELFSNNSVHWKAGASCADCHMPYTKVGSHKASDHRITSPLKNGLKGCLQCHAESPEWLKGQVIAIQDRTVSLQIRAGYATATVAKLFEMTHKAQAAGKTIDKGLYDKAKEYYEEAFYRCTFIGAENSVGFHNPSESLRVLGDSVAFATKAEALLRQALAQAGVSVPAKVDLELAKYLNDRGAGKLKFRKELELPDPSGVQNRF; from the coding sequence ATGAAGATGAGAACTGTGGTTTTTGTGGTTGCTGCGGCAGGTATGGGGTTGTTCGCCGGCGGCTGCTCTCCGCAAAAGGCCGAGCAGGTGAAAACGGTACAGATCGCCGACGGCACGATCGATCCGGCAGAATGGGGAAAAGCGTACCCGGTTGAATACGAAATGTGGAAAAAGACCGCCGATGCGCCGGAGACGCCCGGTCTGAGCAAATACAAAAGAGGGAACGACAACCCCAAATCCATGGTCGACAAGCTCTCCGAATATCCGTACCTTGCCCTGCTCTTTAACGGCTGGGGTTTCGGCATCGGGTATAACGAGCCCCGCGGCCATTCCCACATGGTGCAGGACCAGCTCGATATCGATGCATCGCGTGTCAAGGCCGGCGGCGTCTGTCTCACCTGCAAGACCCCTTACGTCAATCATCTCGTGAAAACCATGGGCCCCGACTACTACAAGACCCCCTACAAGGAGGTCCTGGCCAAGATCCCCGATCAGAAGAACGCCACCCTCAGCGTGGCCTGCAGCGATTGCCACAACAACAAGGACATGTCCCTGATGCTCTCCCGGGATTTCACCCTCGGCGCGGCCCTGCGCGACATAGGGGTGGATACCACCAAGCTCGACCATCAGACGAAACGGACCCTGGTCTGCGCCCAGTGTCATGTTACCTATGTCATTCCCAAGGACAAGGAGATGCATTCAACCGGGGTGTTCTTCCCCTGGCAGGGAAGCAAGCTCGGCAATATCACCATCGAAAACATCATCAAGAAGATTCAGAGCGACCCTTCCTACGGCGAGTGGAAGCAGACCGTTACCGGTTTCAAGCTGGGATTCATCCGCCATCCCGAATATGAACTTTTCTCCAACAACAGCGTGCACTGGAAAGCGGGAGCGTCCTGTGCCGATTGCCATATGCCGTACACCAAGGTCGGTTCCCACAAGGCATCCGACCATCGCATCACGAGCCCGCTGAAAAACGGCCTGAAGGGTTGCCTGCAGTGCCATGCGGAGAGCCCGGAATGGCTCAAGGGCCAGGTCATCGCCATCCAGGACCGGACCGTTTCCCTGCAGATCCGTGCCGGTTATGCAACGGCCACCGTGGCCAAACTCTTTGAGATGACCCACAAGGCCCAGGCGGCCGGCAAGACCATCGACAAGGGGCTCTACGACAAGGCGAAGGAATACTACGAAGAGGCTTTCTACCGCTGCACCTTTATCGGCGCGGAGAACTCGGTGGGTTTCCACAACCCCAGCGAGTCCCTGCGGGTGCTGGGAGACTCGGTTGCCTTTGCCACCAAGGCGGAAGCGCTGCTCCGTCAGGCATTGGCCCAGGCGGGAGTAAGCGTCCCGGCCAAGGTCGATCTTGAGCTTGCCAAATACCTCAACGACCGGGGAGCAGGTAAGTTGAAATTCCGCAAAGAGCTGGAACTGCCCGATCCAAGCGGTGTCCAGAACCGTTTCTAG
- a CDS encoding sigma-54 interaction domain-containing protein, whose product MGATPDISTIHRAILESMGEGVIFINAEDRLTFINHTAEQIRGIKAENFIGRHILTIHSPTTAERVKQLLSGLKDGSIQQTRRVIEVKGKYFENSYYPIRATEGSYLGAVLVSRDITEKQLLKEENRLLRDQMGLGDAFNDFVGTSQPILQLFQTIAAIATLDSTILITGESGTGKELVAAAIRQHSKRLNKPMVKVNCAALPENLVESELFGHERGAFSGAFSSHRGKFELAHGGTIFLDEIGDLPSSAQAKLLRVLQDRTITRVGGEKEIAVDVRIIAATNQDLQSLVAAGRFREDLYYRLNVITIHVPPLRERREDIISLAEYFLRRFADQMGRPVTGIGQAAAHILTAYDFPGNVRELEHAIERGVALCNGGNLMPQDLPAGFLAAGGRTAPVRRDNDTRPLRALSRSVDDFERQMIRDALAKTGGRKQEAARLLNISRKTLWQKLKQMENG is encoded by the coding sequence ATGGGCGCAACACCGGATATCTCGACCATCCACCGGGCAATCCTGGAGAGTATGGGAGAGGGGGTCATCTTCATCAACGCCGAGGACCGGCTGACCTTTATCAACCATACCGCCGAGCAGATCCGGGGGATCAAGGCCGAGAACTTCATCGGCCGCCACATCCTCACCATCCATTCCCCCACCACCGCGGAACGGGTCAAACAACTTCTCAGCGGCCTCAAGGACGGGTCGATCCAGCAGACGCGGCGGGTGATCGAGGTCAAGGGCAAATATTTCGAGAACAGTTACTACCCCATACGGGCAACAGAGGGCTCCTACCTGGGGGCCGTCCTGGTCAGCCGCGACATCACCGAGAAACAACTCCTCAAGGAAGAGAACCGCCTGCTGCGGGACCAAATGGGGCTGGGCGACGCCTTCAACGATTTTGTGGGGACAAGCCAGCCCATCCTGCAACTCTTCCAGACCATTGCGGCCATCGCCACCCTGGACTCCACCATCCTGATCACCGGAGAAAGCGGGACCGGCAAGGAATTGGTGGCCGCGGCCATTCGCCAGCACAGCAAGCGGCTCAACAAACCGATGGTCAAGGTCAACTGCGCCGCCCTGCCGGAAAATCTGGTGGAATCGGAGTTATTCGGCCATGAGCGGGGGGCTTTCAGCGGGGCTTTTTCCAGCCATCGCGGCAAGTTCGAGCTGGCCCACGGCGGCACCATCTTCCTGGACGAGATCGGCGACCTTCCCTCCAGCGCCCAGGCAAAACTGCTGCGGGTACTCCAGGATCGGACCATCACCCGGGTGGGGGGCGAGAAGGAGATCGCCGTGGACGTGCGCATCATCGCCGCCACCAACCAGGACCTGCAATCCCTCGTGGCCGCGGGGCGCTTCCGGGAAGACCTGTACTACCGGCTCAACGTCATCACCATTCATGTGCCCCCCCTGCGGGAACGGCGCGAGGATATCATTTCGCTGGCCGAATATTTCCTGCGGCGCTTTGCGGACCAGATGGGGCGCCCGGTCACGGGGATCGGCCAGGCAGCGGCCCATATCCTGACGGCCTACGATTTCCCCGGCAATGTCCGGGAGCTGGAACACGCCATCGAGCGGGGCGTTGCCCTCTGCAACGGCGGGAACCTCATGCCCCAGGACCTCCCCGCCGGTTTCCTCGCGGCCGGCGGCAGGACCGCGCCGGTCCGGCGCGACAACGACACCCGCCCCCTGCGCGCCCTGTCCCGCTCGGTCGACGATTTCGAGCGCCAGATGATCCGTGACGCCCTTGCTAAGACCGGCGGCCGCAAGCAAGAAGCCGCGCGCCTGCTCAACATATCCCGCAAAACCTTGTGGCAAAAATTGAAACAGATGGAAAACGGGTAA
- a CDS encoding chaperone NapD, whose amino-acid sequence MPVSGVVITCVDGCAREVAQRLAALDGVEVHGVLPDGQIVAVLEADTVDGEVRMFAGFHDVDGVVAVRLAYHNFEDTEQVPS is encoded by the coding sequence ATGCCGGTTTCAGGAGTCGTCATCACCTGTGTTGACGGGTGCGCCCGGGAAGTGGCCCAGCGGCTCGCCGCCCTCGACGGCGTCGAGGTGCACGGCGTGCTCCCGGACGGGCAGATCGTGGCCGTCCTGGAGGCGGATACGGTCGATGGTGAGGTACGGATGTTTGCCGGCTTTCACGACGTTGATGGTGTGGTGGCGGTCAGGCTTGCCTACCATAATTTCGAGGATACGGAGCAGGTGCCGTCCTGA
- a CDS encoding NCS2 family permease, with protein MKDFFRFEQHKTSYRQETLAGVTTFLTMAYIIIVNPAILENAGIPKGPSVTATILAAVIGTVIMALWARRPFAIAPYMSENAFIAFVVVKVMGYPWQVALGAVFIAGALFTLLTVFKIRSWLAESIPLSLKASFAVGIGLFLTFIGLTETGLVVLGVPGAPVKLGNISQPSVLLAMAGFLLVVVLMARRVRGALVIGIIATTIGSIALHITPLPTQFVSLPPSLAPILFKLDIAGALDVHFFPVVMVIFIMAFLDTVGTLIGLSMRADLLDENGNLPEIEKPMLADALATMAAPLLGTSTTGAYIESAAGIEEGGRTGFSALVVAALFALSLFFAPLFTIVPPHAYGIALIVIGSFMIRPITQLNFDDFTELIPAFLTVVLMIFTYNIGVGMTSGMIAYVLLKLFTGRAAEVKAGMWVLALLSLSLFFFLPKM; from the coding sequence ATGAAAGACTTTTTCCGGTTCGAACAGCACAAGACGAGCTACCGCCAGGAGACCCTGGCCGGGGTCACCACCTTCCTGACCATGGCCTACATCATCATCGTCAACCCGGCCATCCTGGAAAACGCCGGCATCCCCAAGGGGCCGTCGGTCACGGCCACGATCCTGGCGGCGGTGATCGGCACCGTGATCATGGCCCTCTGGGCGCGGCGTCCCTTTGCCATCGCCCCGTACATGAGCGAGAACGCCTTTATCGCCTTTGTGGTGGTCAAGGTGATGGGCTACCCCTGGCAGGTGGCCCTGGGGGCCGTCTTCATCGCCGGGGCGCTCTTCACGCTGCTCACGGTCTTCAAGATACGCAGCTGGCTGGCGGAATCGATCCCCCTGTCGCTCAAGGCCAGCTTTGCCGTGGGCATCGGCCTGTTTCTGACCTTTATCGGCCTCACCGAAACCGGGCTGGTGGTGCTCGGCGTGCCGGGCGCGCCGGTCAAACTGGGCAATATCTCCCAGCCGTCGGTGCTCTTGGCCATGGCCGGCTTTCTGCTGGTGGTGGTGCTGATGGCCCGCCGCGTCCGCGGCGCCCTGGTGATCGGCATCATCGCCACCACCATCGGCTCCATCGCCCTGCACATCACCCCCCTGCCGACCCAGTTCGTCAGCCTTCCCCCTTCCCTCGCCCCGATCCTGTTCAAGCTGGACATTGCCGGCGCCCTGGACGTACACTTTTTCCCGGTCGTGATGGTCATCTTCATCATGGCGTTCCTGGATACGGTCGGGACGCTGATCGGCCTCTCCATGCGGGCCGACCTGCTGGATGAAAACGGCAACCTGCCGGAGATCGAAAAACCGATGCTGGCCGACGCCCTGGCCACCATGGCGGCGCCGCTCCTGGGCACCAGCACGACCGGCGCCTACATCGAATCGGCCGCCGGCATCGAAGAAGGGGGCCGCACCGGCTTCTCGGCCCTGGTGGTGGCGGCGCTGTTCGCCCTCTCCCTGTTCTTCGCCCCGCTCTTCACCATCGTGCCGCCCCACGCCTACGGCATCGCCCTGATCGTGATAGGCTCCTTCATGATCCGCCCCATCACCCAGCTCAACTTCGACGACTTCACCGAACTGATCCCGGCCTTTCTGACCGTGGTCCTGATGATCTTCACCTACAACATCGGGGTGGGCATGACCTCCGGGATGATCGCCTACGTCCTGCTCAAGCTGTTCACCGGCCGGGCGGCCGAGGTCAAGGCCGGGATGTGGGTGTTGGCGCTCTTGTCCCTGTCCCTGTTCTTCTTCCTGCCCAAGATGTAG
- the nrfH gene encoding cytochrome c nitrite reductase small subunit, which translates to MSSFLNGKQWLVLGLAGVVALLAVAFLLVGPPQLLAKSDSPGFCAGCHVMESEHTAFLHAGAHRRNRCVDCHLPNENLAIHYVWKSIDGMKDAIFFYSGHTPERITLSEHGAKVLQANCIRCHEELVSMINTEQKCWSCHRSITHLRSGAIETL; encoded by the coding sequence ATGTCGAGTTTTTTGAACGGGAAACAGTGGTTAGTCCTGGGCCTTGCCGGTGTTGTCGCGCTGTTGGCGGTTGCGTTCCTGCTGGTGGGACCACCCCAGCTACTGGCCAAATCCGACTCTCCCGGTTTTTGCGCGGGATGCCATGTCATGGAGAGCGAGCATACCGCCTTCCTGCATGCCGGAGCGCACCGCAGAAACCGCTGTGTCGATTGTCATCTGCCGAATGAGAACCTGGCGATTCATTACGTCTGGAAGTCCATCGACGGCATGAAGGACGCGATCTTCTTCTATTCCGGCCACACCCCGGAACGGATCACACTTTCCGAACATGGGGCAAAGGTACTCCAGGCAAACTGCATCAGATGCCACGAAGAATTGGTTTCCATGATCAATACGGAACAAAAATGCTGGAGTTGCCATCGCAGCATTACCCATTTACGCAGCGGCGCAATAGAGACACTCTAA
- a CDS encoding 4Fe-4S binding protein codes for MDISRKEFFKKSLFSLGEAITTVSSALKEPGHEQPTIRDTADFVPAGQENMRAVAYNGQCLAKNCGCFACFERCEAQALTVVMGEGIRIDEAKCTGCGTCEYVCPVTPKAVRLQPRKELEPPVQKAVPGIA; via the coding sequence ATGGACATCAGCCGCAAGGAATTCTTCAAAAAGAGCCTGTTTTCCCTGGGCGAGGCGATCACCACGGTGAGCAGCGCCCTGAAGGAACCGGGGCACGAACAGCCCACCATCCGGGACACCGCCGATTTCGTCCCGGCCGGGCAGGAAAATATGCGGGCGGTGGCCTATAATGGGCAGTGCCTGGCCAAGAACTGCGGCTGCTTCGCCTGTTTCGAGCGGTGCGAGGCCCAGGCCCTCACCGTGGTCATGGGTGAGGGGATCAGGATCGATGAAGCCAAATGCACCGGCTGCGGCACCTGCGAATACGTCTGTCCGGTGACGCCCAAGGCGGTGAGGCTGCAACCCCGTAAGGAGTTGGAACCACCTGTCCAGAAGGCTGTTCCTGGAATAGCATAA
- a CDS encoding peroxiredoxin gives MSLEGKKAPDFNLEGSDGARHSLKEYAGKTVVLYFYPKDSTPGCTKEACGFRDDYTKLVDRGIVLLGVSKDSIASHGKFIAAQRLPFVLLSDPDTTMMQAYQAFGEKVMYGKKSTGTIRSTVVVGPDGVVQKHWAKVAKAEQHPAEVLAFLETP, from the coding sequence ATGTCGCTGGAAGGGAAGAAGGCCCCCGATTTCAACCTGGAGGGGAGCGACGGCGCGCGCCACAGCCTGAAGGAGTATGCCGGAAAAACCGTGGTCCTGTATTTCTATCCCAAGGACAGCACCCCCGGCTGCACCAAGGAGGCGTGCGGTTTCAGGGACGATTATACGAAGCTCGTCGACCGGGGGATCGTGCTTCTGGGGGTCAGCAAGGACAGCATCGCCTCCCACGGAAAATTCATCGCGGCCCAGAGGTTGCCGTTCGTCCTTCTGTCCGACCCGGATACCACCATGATGCAGGCCTACCAGGCGTTCGGGGAAAAGGTCATGTACGGCAAAAAGAGCACCGGCACCATCCGCTCCACCGTGGTCGTCGGCCCGGACGGCGTGGTGCAAAAGCACTGGGCCAAGGTCGCCAAGGCGGAACAGCACCCGGCCGAGGTGCTTGCGTTTCTGGAAACGCCATAG